Below is a genomic region from Chryseobacterium scophthalmum.
TGTTAAGACACAGAGTAATCGTTTCGCCGGAAAGAGAAATGGAAGGTTTAACTGCCGATGAAATTATCAGACAGATTTTGGAAGGAATAGAGATTCCTAGGTAAGTTGCAGGGAATAATAATTTCAGAATGTCGATGAACATTATGTTTGTCATGCTGAAAGTATCTCTACAAAATTTATTAAGATTCCTCCGGAATGACAAAGATTCAGCTTAATTTTAAATACTAAACGGTTAATAATTATAGAAATAAAAAACCTAAAATCTGCAACCTTGAAAAGACTATACATCAATATCCGCTTTTTTTTCGCACTCATCGGTGTAGGAATGCTCTATGTTTTAGCGTTTTTCTTTCCGTTTTTTATGATCTTAGGACACAGTCTTTTATTGCTGATCTTTCTTACTGTTTTTGTTGATTATTTGCTTATTTTCAGAGATAAAGATGCTGTTTTAGCACAAAGAATTTTACCTGAAAAATTATCAAATGGTGATGAAAATGCAGTGAAAGTTGATATTAAAAACAATTACAGTTTTAAAATTAATGTAAAAGTTATTGATGAAATTCCTTTTCAATTTCAAAAGAGAGATTTTTTGATAAGAAAGGAAATTCAATCAGGAAAAAATACATTATTTCAATATTTTTTAGAACCAAAAGAACGTGGGGAATATAATTTCGGAGCTTTAAATGTTTATGCTTCGTCACCGATTGGTTTCATTTCAAAAAGATTTATATTTCAGAAAGATACTTCCTTGGCTTCTTATCCGTCGTTTGTTCACTTAAGAAAATATGAACTGATGGCACTTCAGAACGAATTTTTATTAGGCGGAATCAAAAAAATCAGGAAACTGGGACACACAATGGAGTTTGAGCAAATCAAAGAATATGTTCCCGGTGATGATGTGAGAACGATTAACTGGAAAGCGACCTCAAAGACCAATCGTTTGATGGTGAATCAGTTTCAGGACGAAAAATCGCAGCGTATTTTTATTTTGATTGATAAAGGAAGAACGATGGAAATGCCTTTCAACGGCTTAAGTCTTCTCGATTATTCGATCAATGCGACAATGGCTTTGTCACATATTATTCTGAAAAAAGGTGACCGAGCTGGAATGATGACCTTCTCAAAAAAAGCTGAAAATAAAGTTGCTGCCGAAAATAAATCAGGACAATTAAGAAAAATTTCTGAAGCTTTATACAACATTAAAACCGATTTTTTTGAAAGCGATTTCAACAGATTGTATCAGGATGTAAGATAT
It encodes:
- a CDS encoding DUF58 domain-containing protein; the protein is MKRLYINIRFFFALIGVGMLYVLAFFFPFFMILGHSLLLLIFLTVFVDYLLIFRDKDAVLAQRILPEKLSNGDENAVKVDIKNNYSFKINVKVIDEIPFQFQKRDFLIRKEIQSGKNTLFQYFLEPKERGEYNFGALNVYASSPIGFISKRFIFQKDTSLASYPSFVHLRKYELMALQNEFLLGGIKKIRKLGHTMEFEQIKEYVPGDDVRTINWKATSKTNRLMVNQFQDEKSQRIFILIDKGRTMEMPFNGLSLLDYSINATMALSHIILKKGDRAGMMTFSKKAENKVAAENKSGQLRKISEALYNIKTDFFESDFNRLYQDVRYSINQRSLVLLFTNFETLDGLNRQMKYLRGMAKNHLLVVVFFKNTEIQKLMNTHPESMQGIYDEIIAEKFEFEKKLIIQELRKYGIYSVYTLPENLNVDVINKYLEIKARGIL